One Sediminibacillus dalangtanensis genomic region harbors:
- the tkt gene encoding transketolase translates to MVNQTEKLSINTIRTLSIDAIENANSGHPGLPMGAAPMAYTLWTDFMTHNPKNSHWFNRDRFVLSAGHGSMLLYSLLHLSGYGLTIDDLKGFRQWGSKTPGHPEVHHTEGVEATTGPLGQGLAMTVGMAMAEQHLAAKYNKEGYPIIDHHSFALVSDGDLMEGISHEAASLAGHLKLGKLVALYDSNDISLDGELSQSFSENVEERFKAYGWQVIRVEDGNDLSAIRDAIKKAKANTEQPTLIEVKTVIGYGSPNKSASSASHGAPLGADEIKLTKQAYEWEHEEFHVPEEVYQDFDKKIVQQGKQAEDEWNALFDKYKSEYPELAKELAEAIAGELPANWTEELPAYETGKDKLATRASSGEVINAIANKVPYFFGGSADLAGSNKTNVKDAGDFSRNNYSGRNIWFGVREFAMAAALNGMGLHGGLKVYAGTFFVFSDYLRPAVRLSAIMNLPVTYVFTHDSIAVGEDGPTHEPIEQLASLRAMPNLSVIRPADGNETSAAWRLALESTKTPTALVLTRQGLPTLEGTKEQAYEGVKKGAYVISPADSDQPDGLLLASGSEVQLAVNAQKELKNKNIHVSVVSMPSWDRFKQQDKAYQEEVLPSTVKKRLAIEMASPFGWERYVGDEGKMLGIETFGASANGDKILEEYGFTVENVVNQAESLIKG, encoded by the coding sequence ATGGTAAACCAAACAGAAAAACTATCCATTAATACCATTCGTACACTATCAATCGATGCAATTGAAAATGCGAATTCCGGTCATCCAGGACTGCCTATGGGAGCTGCTCCGATGGCATATACACTTTGGACAGACTTCATGACCCATAATCCGAAGAATTCGCACTGGTTCAATCGTGATAGATTTGTACTATCGGCTGGACATGGGTCAATGCTGTTATACAGCCTTCTCCATCTTTCCGGTTATGGATTGACGATCGATGATTTGAAAGGTTTCCGGCAATGGGGGTCAAAAACTCCAGGCCATCCGGAAGTTCATCATACAGAAGGGGTAGAAGCAACGACTGGACCACTCGGACAAGGACTGGCAATGACGGTCGGAATGGCAATGGCCGAACAACATCTTGCTGCCAAGTACAACAAGGAAGGCTATCCGATTATTGATCATCACTCTTTTGCTCTTGTCAGTGATGGTGATTTAATGGAAGGTATCTCGCATGAAGCAGCATCGTTGGCTGGTCATTTAAAGCTTGGCAAGTTGGTCGCTTTATATGATTCGAATGATATATCGCTGGACGGTGAGTTGTCCCAATCTTTTTCTGAAAACGTAGAAGAAAGGTTCAAAGCATACGGCTGGCAGGTTATTCGGGTGGAAGATGGCAACGATTTATCCGCTATCCGAGATGCAATTAAAAAAGCGAAAGCAAACACAGAACAGCCCACATTGATCGAAGTGAAAACGGTTATCGGTTATGGATCACCCAACAAATCTGCTTCGTCGGCTTCCCACGGTGCTCCCCTTGGTGCTGATGAAATCAAGCTTACCAAACAGGCATATGAATGGGAGCATGAGGAATTTCATGTGCCGGAAGAAGTCTACCAGGATTTCGATAAAAAAATCGTACAACAAGGCAAACAGGCTGAAGATGAATGGAACGCTCTTTTCGACAAGTATAAATCGGAATATCCAGAGCTTGCCAAAGAACTGGCAGAAGCCATTGCCGGCGAACTGCCTGCTAACTGGACAGAGGAGCTTCCAGCTTACGAGACGGGAAAAGATAAGTTAGCTACTCGTGCTTCTTCCGGCGAAGTAATCAATGCTATTGCCAACAAAGTACCTTACTTCTTTGGGGGGAGCGCTGATTTAGCTGGATCGAATAAAACGAATGTAAAAGACGCCGGCGATTTCTCGAGAAATAACTATTCCGGCAGAAATATTTGGTTTGGTGTGCGCGAGTTTGCTATGGCTGCAGCTTTGAATGGAATGGGACTACACGGCGGATTAAAGGTCTATGCTGGTACCTTCTTTGTGTTTAGTGATTACTTGCGTCCGGCAGTAAGGCTGTCCGCGATTATGAATCTTCCGGTAACATATGTCTTCACGCATGATTCCATCGCTGTGGGAGAAGATGGACCGACCCATGAGCCGATCGAACAGTTGGCATCTCTTCGTGCAATGCCGAATTTGTCTGTGATTCGTCCGGCTGATGGAAACGAAACCAGTGCTGCGTGGCGGCTAGCGTTAGAATCCACAAAAACTCCAACAGCGCTTGTTCTTACCAGACAAGGCCTTCCTACTTTGGAGGGCACAAAAGAACAGGCATATGAAGGAGTCAAAAAAGGTGCTTACGTCATTAGTCCTGCTGATAGTGACCAACCGGACGGTTTGCTTCTTGCTTCTGGATCTGAAGTACAGCTGGCCGTCAACGCGCAGAAAGAACTGAAAAACAAGAATATTCATGTCAGTGTGGTCAGCATGCCTTCCTGGGATCGGTTTAAACAGCAGGATAAAGCTTATCAGGAAGAAGTTCTTCCGTCTACTGTGAAAAAACGTCTGGCAATTGAAATGGCTTCTCCTTTCGGATGGGAACGTTATGTAGGAGATGAAGGCAAAATGTTGGGTATAGAAACCTTCGGCGCTTCCGCTAACGGAGATAAGATTTTGGAAGAGTACGGGTTTACCGTAGAAAATGTAGTCAACCAGGCAGAGAGCCTCATCAAAGGTTAA
- the lexA gene encoding transcriptional repressor LexA: MTKLSKRQQAILEYIKEQVLDKGYPPSVREIGEAVGLASSSTVHGHLSRLEKKGFIRRDPTKPRAIEVLSLEEANEIPAGEATFAPVIGKVTAGIPITAVENIEEYVPLPGTIANPDDNIFVLIIEGESMVEAGILDGDMVIVKQQQTAQNGEIVVAMTEEGEATVKRFFKEKDHIRLQPENATMEPIILNNVSILGKVIGLYRHIQ; this comes from the coding sequence ATGACAAAACTATCAAAAAGGCAGCAGGCAATTTTAGAATATATTAAAGAACAGGTTTTGGATAAAGGCTATCCGCCTTCTGTAAGGGAAATAGGAGAGGCTGTCGGACTTGCATCGAGTTCTACTGTGCACGGCCATTTATCGAGGTTGGAAAAAAAGGGGTTTATCAGAAGAGATCCTACCAAACCTCGCGCCATTGAGGTGCTCAGTTTGGAAGAGGCAAACGAAATTCCTGCCGGGGAAGCCACTTTCGCTCCCGTTATCGGGAAGGTAACGGCAGGGATACCAATAACAGCAGTGGAAAACATCGAAGAGTATGTGCCACTCCCCGGCACAATAGCTAATCCGGATGATAATATATTTGTATTGATTATCGAGGGAGAAAGTATGGTTGAAGCAGGAATACTGGATGGGGACATGGTAATTGTCAAACAACAGCAAACCGCTCAAAATGGGGAAATTGTCGTGGCCATGACTGAAGAAGGAGAGGCCACCGTTAAGCGCTTCTTTAAAGAAAAAGACCATATTCGTTTACAACCTGAAAATGCAACAATGGAACCAATCATTCTCAATAATGTTTCGATCCTAGGAAAAGTAATAGGTCTATATCGACATATCCAGTAA
- a CDS encoding Na(+)/H(+) antiporter subunit B → MKMHGTNDLILRTATVLISFILFAFSIYLFLAGHNAPGGGFVGGLMTASAIVLMYMAYGERAVSKIIPVNFRFLVPTGLMIALLTGVGSFAFGEPFLNQTFGHFHIPLLGDKELATALLFDLGVYLTVVGITMTIILSIAGDRD, encoded by the coding sequence ATGAAAATGCACGGAACGAATGACTTGATTTTAAGAACGGCGACAGTGCTAATATCATTCATCTTATTCGCTTTCTCGATTTATTTATTTCTTGCAGGGCATAACGCGCCTGGAGGTGGATTTGTCGGTGGATTAATGACCGCTTCGGCGATTGTACTTATGTATATGGCATATGGAGAGAGAGCTGTCAGCAAAATTATACCAGTTAATTTTCGTTTTCTAGTACCGACTGGACTTATGATCGCCTTGTTGACAGGTGTCGGTTCCTTCGCTTTTGGCGAACCGTTTTTAAATCAAACTTTTGGCCACTTCCATATTCCGTTACTGGGGGATAAAGAACTGGCCACAGCACTTTTATTTGATTTGGGTGTATATCTTACGGTGGTAGGGATAACCATGACAATCATTCTTTCGATTGCCGGCGATCGTGACTAG
- a CDS encoding YneF family protein, producing the protein MGTIWVVLIAIIALIAGVALGFFIARKYMMNYLKKNPPINEQMLRTLMMQMGQKPSQKKINQMMRAMNNQSK; encoded by the coding sequence ATGGGCACGATTTGGGTAGTATTGATTGCCATTATTGCTTTGATTGCCGGTGTTGCTCTGGGGTTTTTCATTGCGAGAAAGTATATGATGAATTACCTTAAGAAGAACCCGCCGATTAATGAACAAATGCTCCGTACATTGATGATGCAAATGGGACAAAAGCCGTCGCAGAAAAAAATCAATCAAATGATGCGGGCGATGAACAACCAGTCAAAATAA
- a CDS encoding cytochrome c biogenesis CcdA family protein, with translation MAAELNIFIAFGAGFLSFISPCVLPLYPAFLSYITGMSVNEIKVENGMLNSKSIFHTLLFLLGFSSVFVLLGFFTTFIGEFLLTWQDAIRQLGAILIVFFGLVIIGVFNFQFLMKDHKIVFRNRPSGFIGSFFIGMAFSMGWTPCTGPILGAVISLSADKPDLGMVMMSAYSLGFSVPFLILSFFVGKMKWIKRNGPRLVKIGGYVMIFMGIALFFDWMTALTSYLAGWFNFYGF, from the coding sequence ATGGCAGCAGAATTAAATATATTTATTGCCTTTGGAGCAGGCTTCCTATCGTTTATCTCTCCATGTGTTCTGCCATTATATCCAGCTTTTTTATCTTACATAACTGGAATGAGTGTGAACGAAATAAAGGTTGAAAACGGAATGCTGAATAGCAAAAGTATTTTCCATACATTATTGTTTTTGCTTGGATTTTCGAGTGTTTTTGTTTTACTCGGTTTTTTCACCACCTTTATAGGGGAGTTTTTATTAACTTGGCAGGATGCAATACGGCAGCTTGGAGCAATTCTAATTGTATTTTTTGGATTGGTTATCATAGGAGTATTCAATTTTCAATTTCTGATGAAGGATCATAAAATCGTTTTCCGCAATAGACCTAGCGGATTTATCGGTTCCTTTTTTATCGGAATGGCTTTCTCCATGGGATGGACGCCATGTACGGGACCTATACTTGGTGCCGTTATCTCGTTATCTGCAGATAAGCCGGATCTTGGAATGGTGATGATGAGTGCTTATTCGTTGGGATTCTCTGTTCCGTTTTTGATCCTTTCCTTTTTTGTGGGAAAGATGAAATGGATAAAAAGGAACGGTCCACGATTGGTGAAAATCGGGGGTTATGTCATGATATTTATGGGAATCGCCCTTTTTTTCGACTGGATGACGGCGTTAACTTCCTATCTTGCTGGGTGGTTTAATTTTTACGGGTTTTAA
- a CDS encoding ATP-binding protein, translating to MDSEERNKETNIHLTHTMELNEHHHPATDYLLSSLPDNMLEWIENNGYDLITVCNLDGRVLYISKSVHHMLGFKAEELIGISVLELLSPYDQNLLKSKLSQYAAESQKVHLSIRNKEGKYIWAESVIGRLRDEEHAADLLISVTKDIQDKKEAEEMMIRSEKMSVAGQLAAGVAHEIRNPLTSIKGFLQLLQAGIDRKEEYYKIMVDEIEKIETITSELLFISKPMTDDKKMERISELLGDVIVLLRSQAKLKNVDIYLDLDKEQSVFCDRSQIKQVFINLIKNAVEAMKDGGSVFVNGRTKKGSVEIDIVDEGPGIPENILHKLKEPFFTTKKDGTGLGLMISNQIVEKHQGRLEIYRNPEKGSTFRVILPTKQEY from the coding sequence ATGGATTCAGAAGAAAGAAACAAAGAGACGAATATCCATCTCACGCATACTATGGAATTAAACGAACATCATCATCCTGCTACTGATTATTTGCTGAGCAGCTTGCCGGATAACATGCTCGAATGGATTGAGAATAACGGATATGATTTAATAACTGTATGCAATCTGGATGGCAGGGTCTTATATATTTCTAAGTCAGTACATCATATGCTCGGCTTTAAAGCGGAAGAATTGATTGGAATCTCTGTATTAGAGCTTTTATCGCCGTATGATCAAAACCTTCTGAAGTCTAAATTAAGCCAATATGCCGCTGAATCCCAAAAGGTTCATTTGAGTATTCGCAATAAAGAAGGAAAATACATTTGGGCAGAAAGCGTTATAGGAAGATTAAGAGATGAAGAGCATGCAGCTGACTTATTGATTTCTGTAACAAAAGATATACAGGACAAAAAGGAAGCAGAGGAAATGATGATCCGCTCAGAAAAAATGTCCGTGGCAGGACAGCTAGCTGCAGGGGTAGCTCATGAGATCCGTAATCCGCTAACGTCCATCAAAGGATTTCTCCAATTGCTTCAGGCAGGCATCGACCGGAAAGAGGAGTACTATAAAATAATGGTGGATGAGATCGAAAAAATTGAAACCATTACTTCTGAATTGCTTTTCATTTCGAAGCCCATGACGGATGACAAAAAAATGGAGAGGATATCTGAATTGTTGGGCGATGTCATTGTGCTGCTCCGTTCTCAGGCCAAGTTGAAAAATGTCGATATATACCTGGACCTTGATAAAGAGCAATCTGTATTTTGTGACCGTTCGCAAATTAAACAAGTCTTTATAAATTTAATTAAAAACGCGGTTGAGGCAATGAAAGATGGAGGAAGCGTCTTCGTGAATGGAAGAACGAAAAAAGGATCGGTTGAGATCGATATTGTCGATGAGGGTCCCGGCATACCGGAAAACATTCTTCATAAATTGAAAGAACCTTTTTTCACGACGAAAAAAGATGGCACAGGACTCGGCTTGATGATATCCAACCAAATCGTCGAAAAACACCAGGGTAGACTGGAAATCTATCGTAACCCCGAGAAAGGGAGCACCTTCAGGGTGATCCTGCCAACCAAACAGGAATACTAA
- a CDS encoding DUF896 domain-containing protein produces MLSKDKLNRINVLAKKAKEEGLTAKEKQEQQSLREEYLKNVRKSFKNQFKSMTVVDPEGKDVTPQKVKDLKQREKNNH; encoded by the coding sequence ATGCTTTCAAAAGATAAGTTGAATAGAATCAATGTACTTGCTAAAAAGGCAAAAGAAGAAGGGTTGACTGCTAAAGAAAAGCAGGAACAACAATCATTGAGGGAAGAGTACTTGAAAAATGTCCGGAAATCCTTTAAAAACCAATTCAAGAGCATGACAGTGGTTGATCCGGAAGGAAAGGATGTCACTCCCCAAAAAGTAAAAGATTTAAAACAGCGGGAGAAAAACAATCATTGA
- the sirA gene encoding sporulation inhibitor of replication protein SirA has product MPNYSIFLVNSEFANHYYYRSEILYRFLRKFDVYPVDSINYKQSRYVTSEIPVRELMDYLALCHSGENAFEKKGNVLRIEGQSDVAELLIAGTCIYGSSSSFSGAEKLLFQYFRRFNSRFFIIEYDSDNYGWISPIGKRHKDLNTRLLYSLL; this is encoded by the coding sequence ATGCCTAATTACTCCATTTTTTTGGTGAACAGTGAATTCGCGAATCATTACTATTATCGTTCTGAAATTTTATATCGTTTTTTACGCAAGTTTGATGTTTATCCAGTAGATAGTATCAACTATAAACAATCGAGATACGTTACTTCTGAAATTCCTGTACGAGAATTAATGGACTATCTGGCACTTTGCCATTCCGGCGAAAATGCATTTGAAAAGAAGGGGAACGTACTGCGTATTGAAGGTCAATCAGACGTTGCGGAACTACTGATTGCCGGGACTTGCATATATGGAAGTTCCTCTAGCTTTTCCGGAGCGGAAAAGCTGTTGTTTCAATATTTCAGGCGATTTAACAGCCGCTTTTTTATTATTGAATATGATTCTGACAATTATGGATGGATCTCACCGATAGGTAAACGTCATAAGGACTTGAATACAAGGCTATTGTATTCTCTATTATGA
- a CDS encoding response regulator, translating into MANILVVDDAKFIRVTLSGILENGSHTVVGEAEDGDQAVEMYKQLSPDLVTMDITMPGKNGMDAMQEIKAFDGQAKVIMCSAMGQQKLVVEAIEKGAKDFIVKPFDENRVLEAVNRVLS; encoded by the coding sequence ATGGCAAACATATTAGTGGTTGATGATGCAAAATTTATTCGTGTAACGCTGTCGGGGATTTTAGAAAACGGGAGCCATACCGTTGTAGGGGAAGCAGAAGATGGTGATCAAGCAGTTGAGATGTACAAGCAGTTATCACCGGATTTAGTTACAATGGATATCACCATGCCGGGAAAAAACGGTATGGACGCGATGCAAGAGATCAAAGCGTTTGACGGTCAAGCAAAAGTAATTATGTGCTCAGCGATGGGACAACAAAAGCTGGTAGTGGAAGCGATCGAAAAAGGTGCAAAAGACTTTATTGTAAAGCCTTTTGATGAAAACAGAGTACTTGAGGCGGTTAATCGGGTGCTGAGCTGA
- a CDS encoding DUF2621 domain-containing protein — MTKIERLVIDMTGGFAYFIVAWVFLLVGLMAIGGFFMFRKFLKRLPKEDGKSILDWEEYYVKKTRHMWGKKELALLEELVSPVPELFRDIARQKIAGKIGEIALEKKRKKITQDILIEGYIIATPKRDHKFLRKKLNEKQIDMEPYAELFELEKVPANKSTPRSQ, encoded by the coding sequence ATGACAAAAATAGAAAGATTGGTGATCGACATGACAGGCGGTTTTGCTTATTTCATCGTTGCCTGGGTGTTCCTGCTTGTTGGTTTGATGGCGATTGGCGGTTTCTTTATGTTCCGCAAATTCCTTAAACGGCTCCCTAAAGAAGATGGCAAGTCCATTCTTGACTGGGAAGAATATTACGTAAAAAAAACACGCCATATGTGGGGCAAAAAAGAATTGGCATTGCTAGAAGAACTGGTCTCTCCCGTGCCCGAATTATTCCGGGATATTGCACGACAAAAGATAGCGGGGAAGATTGGTGAAATTGCTTTGGAAAAGAAACGAAAGAAAATAACGCAAGACATATTAATCGAAGGATATATTATCGCGACGCCTAAGCGCGACCATAAATTCTTACGAAAAAAGCTGAACGAAAAACAAATTGACATGGAACCTTATGCTGAGTTATTTGAGTTGGAAAAGGTTCCCGCTAATAAATCAACACCCCGCAGCCAATAA
- a CDS encoding YneB family resolvase-like protein, whose amino-acid sequence METTKQQKAVIYCRVSTAKDEQETSLKRQRQELTNMAVNHRLEIVSVIEEQKSGYEIEREGVFQMLDLFSSQQADCLLIQDETRLGRGNTKIALFHQLNKLQIPVYSLTHQGQLQLSESDSMVLQIVGIVEEYQRKIHNMKIKRGMRKAMERGYDPGKNLAKQHESSGRDRIEFPIDEVVRLRASKLTFEEIAATLKGLGYPVSKATVHRRFQEYVSLDSNSDKR is encoded by the coding sequence GTGGAGACAACAAAACAGCAAAAAGCAGTTATATATTGTAGAGTAAGCACAGCTAAAGATGAACAGGAAACCTCTTTGAAGCGTCAAAGGCAGGAGTTAACTAATATGGCTGTTAATCATAGACTAGAGATTGTATCGGTTATAGAAGAACAAAAGAGCGGATACGAGATTGAGCGGGAAGGCGTCTTCCAGATGCTAGACCTTTTTTCCTCACAGCAAGCCGACTGTCTCCTCATTCAGGATGAGACACGGCTTGGAAGAGGTAATACAAAAATCGCTTTGTTTCATCAGCTAAACAAATTGCAAATCCCCGTGTATTCCCTGACACATCAAGGACAGCTGCAATTGTCGGAATCGGACTCTATGGTACTGCAGATCGTCGGAATTGTAGAAGAATATCAAAGAAAAATCCATAATATGAAAATTAAACGGGGAATGCGAAAAGCCATGGAACGGGGATATGATCCGGGCAAAAACTTAGCGAAGCAGCATGAATCCTCCGGTAGAGATAGAATAGAGTTCCCGATTGATGAGGTGGTTAGACTAAGGGCGAGTAAGCTGACTTTCGAAGAAATAGCTGCGACCTTGAAAGGGCTTGGCTATCCAGTTTCGAAAGCCACCGTCCACCGCAGGTTTCAAGAGTATGTTTCCCTTGATTCCAACTCTGACAAACGATAA
- a CDS encoding CcdC family protein, producing the protein MLITATTIVGILMAVTMIFVRMKASRRPASKARIILPPLFMSTGAFMFLVPAFQVSWAQVLEAFSVGVVFSLFLIKTSNFEVKNGYIYLIPSKAFVFILFGLLIVRITLKVIIGKTISVGETSGMFFLLAFGMILSWRIAMLWKFIRIEKRLNSSVTS; encoded by the coding sequence ATGCTGATCACAGCAACCACAATCGTAGGAATTCTGATGGCAGTTACCATGATTTTTGTCAGAATGAAAGCTTCGAGGAGACCAGCAAGTAAAGCCAGAATCATTTTGCCGCCTTTATTTATGAGTACGGGTGCATTTATGTTTTTGGTACCTGCCTTTCAGGTGTCGTGGGCACAAGTATTGGAAGCTTTTTCTGTCGGAGTGGTATTTTCTCTTTTTTTAATCAAAACCTCCAATTTTGAAGTGAAAAATGGATATATTTATTTGATTCCTTCGAAAGCATTTGTATTTATATTGTTTGGATTATTAATCGTCCGGATCACCCTAAAGGTGATCATCGGGAAAACTATTTCCGTGGGAGAAACAAGCGGTATGTTTTTTTTACTGGCATTCGGGATGATATTATCCTGGAGGATTGCCATGCTGTGGAAATTCATCAGAATTGAAAAACGCTTGAATAGCTCGGTAACATCCTAA
- the acnA gene encoding aconitate hydratase AcnA, whose amino-acid sequence MAANNTYNAKKQFELNGKTYNYYQLKALEDAGLGEITRLPFSIRVLLESLVRQHDGFVIKDEHVESLAKWGKAEGKDVPFKPSRVILQDFTGVPAVVDLASLRKAMVDMGGAPDKINPEVPVDLVIDHSVQVDKYGTPNALQANMDLEFERNMERYEFLNWAQKAFDNYRAVPPATGIVHQVNLEYIANVVHALENESGEYDAFPDTLVGTDSHTTMINGLGVLGWGVGGIEAEAGMLGQPSYFPAPEVIGVKFTGSFPNGTTATDLALKVTQVLRKRNVVGKFVEYFGPGLKDMPLADRATISNMAPEYGATCGFFPVDQESLNYLRLTGRSEDHIALVEKYCKENNLWYSSDQPDPEFTELVEINLSELEPNLSGPKRPQDLIPLSKMKESFNEAVTAPAGNQGFGLDAKEFEKEAAIDHPDGKSSVMKTGAVAIAAITSCTNTSNPYVMLGAGLLAKKAVEKGLEVPAYVKTSLAPGSKVVTRYLEDSGLMPYLERLGFSLVGYGCTTCIGNSGPLSPEIEDAIVENDLTVSSVLSGNRNFEGRIHPLVKANYLASPPLVVAYALAGSVDVDLYNEPIGTDNDGNAVYFNDIWPSIDEIKQEVAKAVTPEIFRKEYENVFDSNEKWNAIDTTDEPLYKWNDESTYIQNPPFFEGLSKEAGEVHQLNNLRAIGKFGDSVTTDHISPAGAIAKDMPAGKYLQEKDVSPRNFNSYGSRRGNHEVMMRGTFANIRIRNLLAPGTEGGYTTYWPTEEVMPIYDAAMKYQEDETGLLVIAGKDYGMGSSRDWAAKGTNLLGIKTVIAESFERIHRSNLVMMGVLPLQFAKGESAESLGLTGKETFDVDIDETVKPHDLVKVTATDEQGNKTEFEVIARFDSEVEIDYYRHGGILQMVLRNKLKTN is encoded by the coding sequence ATGGCAGCAAACAATACTTATAATGCAAAAAAGCAATTTGAATTGAATGGTAAAACGTATAACTATTATCAATTAAAAGCCCTGGAAGACGCAGGACTAGGCGAAATTACCCGCCTTCCTTTTTCTATCCGTGTGTTGCTTGAATCCCTTGTGAGACAACACGATGGCTTTGTTATCAAGGATGAACATGTTGAAAGCCTGGCGAAATGGGGGAAAGCGGAAGGAAAGGATGTTCCGTTCAAGCCATCGCGCGTTATATTGCAGGACTTCACTGGGGTACCTGCAGTGGTGGATCTCGCTTCCTTACGAAAAGCAATGGTCGACATGGGAGGAGCACCTGATAAAATCAATCCGGAAGTCCCTGTGGACCTGGTTATCGACCATTCTGTCCAGGTAGACAAATATGGAACACCTAATGCATTACAAGCGAATATGGATTTGGAATTTGAGCGGAACATGGAGCGATACGAATTTTTAAATTGGGCTCAAAAAGCATTCGATAACTATCGCGCTGTTCCACCTGCAACAGGTATTGTCCATCAGGTCAATCTCGAATATATCGCGAATGTTGTCCATGCACTCGAAAATGAAAGCGGTGAATATGACGCTTTTCCTGATACCCTTGTAGGCACGGATTCCCATACCACCATGATCAATGGTTTAGGAGTTCTAGGCTGGGGTGTTGGCGGTATCGAAGCAGAAGCAGGAATGCTTGGCCAGCCATCATACTTCCCGGCACCGGAGGTTATCGGTGTTAAATTCACCGGCAGTTTCCCAAATGGAACAACTGCCACCGATTTGGCATTGAAAGTGACACAAGTACTAAGAAAACGTAATGTTGTCGGGAAATTTGTGGAATATTTCGGACCGGGATTGAAGGATATGCCATTGGCTGATCGTGCCACCATTTCCAATATGGCTCCTGAATATGGCGCTACGTGCGGTTTCTTCCCTGTTGATCAGGAATCCCTGAATTATTTGCGACTGACAGGAAGAAGCGAGGATCATATTGCTTTAGTCGAGAAATATTGTAAAGAAAATAACCTTTGGTATTCATCCGACCAACCGGATCCAGAATTTACTGAACTAGTTGAAATAAATCTTTCAGAGCTTGAGCCGAATTTATCTGGACCGAAACGTCCTCAAGATTTAATTCCGCTTTCCAAAATGAAAGAGTCATTTAACGAGGCAGTAACAGCACCGGCAGGCAACCAAGGTTTTGGTTTGGATGCAAAAGAATTTGAAAAAGAAGCAGCGATTGATCATCCAGATGGAAAATCGTCCGTGATGAAAACAGGTGCTGTGGCAATCGCAGCCATTACTTCTTGTACCAACACTTCCAATCCTTACGTTATGCTGGGGGCAGGACTCTTGGCTAAAAAGGCTGTAGAAAAAGGACTCGAAGTACCGGCCTATGTAAAAACATCACTTGCCCCGGGTTCGAAAGTGGTTACCCGTTATTTGGAGGATTCCGGACTAATGCCTTATCTTGAACGGTTAGGTTTTAGCCTTGTAGGTTACGGCTGTACGACTTGTATTGGAAATTCTGGTCCATTGTCTCCAGAAATAGAGGATGCAATCGTGGAAAACGATCTCACTGTTTCTTCCGTGCTATCAGGGAACCGTAACTTTGAAGGTCGAATTCATCCACTGGTGAAAGCGAATTACTTGGCTTCTCCTCCACTTGTGGTGGCTTATGCGCTTGCAGGCAGTGTCGATGTTGACTTATACAATGAACCAATCGGCACCGACAACGATGGAAATGCCGTTTATTTCAATGATATTTGGCCATCCATTGACGAAATCAAACAGGAAGTAGCTAAGGCAGTAACACCTGAAATTTTCCGGAAAGAATACGAAAACGTATTTGATTCTAATGAGAAATGGAATGCTATCGATACGACCGATGAACCATTGTATAAATGGAATGATGAATCAACCTATATTCAAAATCCGCCGTTCTTTGAGGGATTATCTAAAGAAGCGGGGGAAGTCCACCAGCTTAATAATTTACGGGCAATCGGTAAATTCGGCGACTCGGTAACAACGGATCACATTTCTCCAGCCGGGGCGATTGCAAAAGACATGCCTGCCGGTAAGTATTTACAGGAAAAAGATGTTTCCCCTAGAAACTTTAACTCGTATGGTTCTCGTCGTGGTAATCACGAAGTCATGATGCGAGGAACATTTGCGAATATCCGGATTCGTAACTTGCTGGCTCCGGGAACAGAGGGTGGATACACAACGTACTGGCCAACCGAAGAAGTGATGCCGATTTATGATGCTGCAATGAAATATCAAGAAGACGAAACAGGTCTATTGGTTATTGCTGGGAAAGATTATGGCATGGGTAGCTCTCGCGACTGGGCAGCCAAGGGTACAAACTTGCTAGGGATTAAAACAGTTATTGCAGAAAGCTTTGAACGAATCCATCGTTCCAACTTGGTGATGATGGGAGTACTTCCGTTGCAATTTGCCAAAGGTGAAAGTGCTGAATCCCTAGGATTGACTGGAAAAGAAACATTTGACGTAGATATTGATGAAACGGTCAAACCCCATGACCTTGTGAAGGTAACCGCAACCGACGAGCAAGGCAATAAAACAGAGTTTGAAGTCATTGCACGCTTTGATAGCGAAGTTGAAATTGACTACTATCGTCATGGCGGCATCCTGCAAATGGTGCTTCGAAACAAATTGAAAACGAACTAA